The Agromyces atrinae genome window below encodes:
- a CDS encoding NAD kinase, whose translation MSIRRFLVVSHTGRRESLEATTEVCHRLSEAGAIAVIDGDEWDDVLAFDPTLDGSVERLGDGIDGIELAIVLGGDGTILKAAELVRGSTAPLLGVNLGHVGFLAESERDDLADAVARALAGDYRVEERMTLAVRVKRDSEVVFETWALNEATVEKAERERMLEVIVEVDRRPLSSFGCDGVVMSTPTGSTAYSFSAGGPVVWPGVEALLMVPLSAHALFARPLVVGPDSSLAVEVLPRTGASAVLWCDGRRFFELPPGARVVVTRSDVPVRLARLHEAPFTDRLVNKFQLPVAGWRGPIARD comes from the coding sequence GTGAGCATTCGACGGTTCCTCGTCGTCTCGCACACCGGGCGCCGCGAATCGCTCGAGGCGACGACCGAGGTGTGCCACCGGTTGTCCGAGGCCGGGGCTATCGCGGTCATCGACGGTGACGAGTGGGACGATGTCCTCGCATTCGACCCGACCCTCGACGGTTCGGTCGAGCGCCTCGGTGACGGCATCGACGGCATCGAGCTGGCGATCGTGCTCGGAGGCGACGGAACGATCCTGAAGGCCGCCGAATTGGTGCGCGGCTCGACGGCGCCGCTCCTCGGCGTGAACCTCGGCCATGTCGGCTTCCTCGCCGAGAGCGAGCGCGACGATCTGGCCGACGCCGTGGCACGTGCGCTCGCGGGTGACTACCGCGTCGAAGAACGCATGACGCTCGCCGTACGCGTGAAGCGAGACAGCGAAGTGGTCTTCGAGACGTGGGCCCTCAACGAGGCGACGGTCGAGAAGGCGGAGCGCGAGCGCATGCTCGAGGTCATCGTCGAGGTCGACCGTCGACCGCTCTCGAGCTTCGGCTGCGACGGAGTCGTCATGTCGACACCGACTGGCTCCACGGCCTACTCGTTCTCGGCCGGAGGGCCCGTGGTCTGGCCCGGTGTCGAGGCACTGCTCATGGTTCCGCTGAGCGCCCACGCGCTCTTCGCGCGGCCGCTCGTCGTCGGCCCCGACTCGTCGCTCGCGGTCGAAGTGCTCCCGCGCACCGGCGCGTCGGCGGTGCTGTGGTGTGACGGTCGCCGATTCTTCGAACTTCCGCCGGGAGCGCGCGTCGTCGTCACGCGCTCCGACGTGCCGGTGCGACTCGCACGTCTTCACGAAGCGCCCTTCACCGATCGCCTCGTGAACAAGTTCCAGCTTCCGGTCGCAGGATGGCGAGGGCCGATCGCGCGTGATTGA
- the xerD gene encoding site-specific tyrosine recombinase XerD, which translates to MTAAAEVDTFLRHLAIERGLSTNTISAYRRDLALYTAWLGDNGVTAMGDVTPDHISAFVRHLGTREEAPLTSSSIARVTSTVRGFHRFLLDEGEVETDAARDTRPPKLSARLPKAISIDQVERLLAATDGDSVQQLRDKALLELLYATGARVSEAVALNVDDVIDGDVVRLFGKGGKQRIVPVGRFAQAAIDAYLVRARPVLSPRGAATPALFLGLRGQRVSRQNAWLIIRGAAERAELDVEISPHTLRHSFATHLLTGGADVRVVQELLGHASVATTQIYTLVTVDTLRDMYTSAHPRAR; encoded by the coding sequence ATGACGGCGGCGGCCGAGGTCGACACGTTCCTCCGGCATCTCGCGATCGAGCGGGGGCTCTCGACCAACACGATCTCCGCCTATCGTCGTGACCTCGCGCTCTACACCGCGTGGCTCGGCGATAACGGGGTCACCGCGATGGGCGACGTGACCCCGGATCACATCTCGGCCTTCGTGCGCCACCTCGGTACCCGCGAGGAGGCGCCGCTCACGTCGTCGTCGATCGCGCGCGTGACGTCGACGGTGCGCGGCTTCCACCGCTTCCTGCTCGACGAGGGCGAAGTCGAGACGGATGCCGCGCGCGACACGAGACCCCCGAAGCTCTCCGCACGACTCCCGAAGGCGATCTCGATCGACCAGGTCGAGCGTCTGCTCGCGGCGACCGATGGCGACAGCGTTCAGCAGCTGCGCGACAAGGCCCTGCTCGAACTGCTCTACGCGACGGGTGCGCGCGTCTCGGAGGCCGTCGCGCTCAACGTCGACGACGTCATCGACGGCGATGTCGTGCGTCTCTTCGGCAAGGGCGGCAAGCAGCGCATCGTGCCCGTCGGGCGCTTCGCGCAGGCGGCGATCGACGCGTACCTCGTGCGTGCGCGCCCGGTGCTGTCGCCGCGCGGTGCGGCGACGCCGGCGCTCTTCCTGGGGCTCCGCGGCCAGCGGGTGTCGCGGCAGAACGCGTGGCTCATCATCCGCGGTGCCGCCGAGCGCGCCGAGCTCGACGTCGAGATATCCCCGCACACGCTCCGGCACTCGTTCGCGACCCATCTGCTCACGGGCGGCGCCGATGTTCGCGTCGTGCAGGAGCTCCTCGGCCATGCCTCCGTCGCGACGACGCAGATCTACACTCTCGTCACGGTCGACACACTCCGGGATATGTACACGTCTGCCCACCCACGTGCTCGGTAG
- a CDS encoding CTP synthase, protein MEIIDADRSNGITKHIFVTGGVVSSLGKGLTAASLGNLLTARGLRVVMQKLDPYLNVDPGTMNPFQHGEVFVTDDGAETDLDIGHYERFLDINLSQAANVTTGQIYSSVIAKERRGEYLGDTVQVIPHITDEIKRRMRLQASEDPRPDVIITEIGGTVGDIESQPFIESARQVRHELGRNNVFFVHVSLVPFMGASGEQKTKPTQHSVATLRSIGIQPDALVLRSDRPVTESNKRKIALMCDVDESAVVNAVDVPSIYDIPTMLHDQGLDSYIIDSLGLKADGVDWSGWSELLDTVHDPKHEVRIGLVGKYIDLPDAYLSVTEALRAGGFAQQTKVNIEWIPSDECETDEGAARLLSHLDGICVPGGFGVRGIEGKLGALRFARENKIPVLGLCLGLQCMVIEYARHEAGLEGASSSEFDPDTRFPVIATMEEQVEIIAGGDLGGTMRLGLYPAQLGEGTLAADLYESNEVSERHRHRYEVNNAYREQIAEAGLVFSGMSPNRHLVEFVELPRDVHPFYIGTQAHPELRSRPNHAHPLFRGLVGAARERQQASLLFDDVKDD, encoded by the coding sequence GTGGAAATTATTGACGCGGATCGTTCAAACGGCATTACCAAGCACATCTTCGTGACCGGTGGTGTCGTTTCTTCGTTGGGCAAGGGCCTGACAGCTGCCAGTCTCGGCAACCTTCTGACGGCACGCGGCCTCCGCGTCGTCATGCAGAAGCTCGACCCCTATCTGAACGTCGACCCGGGAACGATGAACCCGTTCCAGCACGGCGAGGTGTTCGTGACGGACGACGGCGCTGAGACCGACCTCGACATCGGCCACTACGAGCGCTTCCTCGACATCAACCTGAGCCAGGCGGCGAACGTCACGACCGGCCAGATCTACTCGAGCGTCATCGCCAAGGAGCGCCGCGGCGAGTACCTGGGCGACACCGTGCAGGTCATCCCGCACATCACCGACGAGATCAAGCGCCGCATGCGCCTGCAGGCGAGCGAAGACCCGCGCCCCGACGTCATCATCACCGAGATCGGTGGAACGGTCGGCGACATCGAGTCGCAGCCGTTCATCGAGTCGGCACGACAGGTGCGCCACGAGCTCGGCCGCAACAACGTCTTCTTCGTTCACGTCTCGCTCGTTCCCTTCATGGGCGCCTCGGGCGAGCAGAAGACCAAGCCGACGCAGCATTCCGTCGCCACCCTCCGCTCGATCGGTATCCAGCCCGATGCGCTCGTGCTGCGCAGCGACCGCCCGGTCACAGAGTCGAACAAGCGCAAGATCGCGCTCATGTGCGACGTCGACGAGTCCGCCGTGGTCAACGCGGTCGACGTGCCGAGCATCTACGACATCCCGACGATGCTGCACGACCAGGGCCTCGACTCGTACATCATCGACAGCCTCGGCCTGAAGGCCGACGGAGTCGACTGGTCGGGCTGGAGCGAACTGCTCGACACCGTGCACGACCCGAAGCACGAGGTGCGCATCGGCCTCGTCGGCAAGTACATCGACCTGCCCGACGCCTACCTCTCGGTCACTGAAGCGCTGCGCGCGGGCGGCTTCGCCCAGCAGACGAAGGTCAACATCGAGTGGATCCCGTCCGACGAGTGCGAGACCGACGAGGGTGCGGCGCGTCTGCTGTCGCACCTCGACGGCATCTGCGTTCCGGGCGGTTTCGGCGTGCGCGGTATCGAGGGCAAGCTCGGCGCGCTGCGATTCGCTCGCGAGAACAAGATCCCGGTGCTCGGCCTCTGCCTCGGCCTCCAGTGCATGGTCATCGAGTACGCCCGCCACGAGGCCGGCCTCGAGGGCGCCTCGTCGTCGGAGTTCGATCCCGACACTCGCTTCCCCGTCATCGCGACGATGGAGGAGCAGGTCGAGATCATCGCCGGGGGAGACCTCGGCGGCACGATGCGACTCGGCCTCTACCCGGCACAGCTCGGCGAGGGCACGCTCGCGGCCGACCTCTACGAATCGAACGAGGTCTCGGAGCGTCACCGTCACCGCTACGAGGTGAACAACGCCTACCGCGAGCAGATCGCTGAGGCCGGTCTCGTCTTCTCGGGCATGTCGCCGAACCGCCACCTCGTCGAGTTCGTCGAGCTGCCGCGCGACGTGCACCCGTTCTACATCGGCACGCAGGCTCATCCCGAGCTGCGCAGCCGCCCGAACCACGCGCACCCGCTGTTCCGCGGTCTCGTCGGTGCCGCGCGTGAGCGCCAGCAGGCGAGCCTGCTCTTCGACGACGTGAAAGATGACTGA
- a CDS encoding ParA family protein — MTRTKHDQADSTIPLGPTGRPFREFPAPPALNGHGPARIISLCNQKGGVGKTTTTINLGATLAEDGRRVLAVDFDPQGALSAGLGVQTHDVTTIYDLLLSRHRDPFEAIQKTSVEGLDVIPANIDLSAAEVHLVNEVAREQILAGVLRRVAPEYDVILVDCQPSLGLLTVNALTASHGVVIPLECEFFALRGVALLIETIDKVRDRLNPAIELDGILATMYDSRTLHSREVLERVVDAFGDEVLETVITRTVKFPDASVAGTPITQFAPEHQAAKAYRQLARELVFRGAIA; from the coding sequence GTGACCCGCACGAAGCACGACCAGGCGGACTCCACGATTCCCCTCGGACCGACGGGGCGACCGTTCCGGGAGTTCCCCGCGCCGCCCGCCCTGAACGGCCACGGTCCGGCGCGCATCATCTCGCTCTGCAACCAGAAGGGCGGCGTCGGCAAGACGACGACGACCATCAACCTCGGCGCGACGCTCGCTGAAGACGGTCGACGCGTGCTCGCGGTCGACTTCGACCCGCAGGGTGCCCTCTCGGCCGGACTCGGCGTGCAGACCCACGACGTCACGACGATCTACGACCTCCTGCTCTCGCGCCACCGCGACCCCTTCGAGGCGATCCAGAAGACGAGCGTCGAGGGTCTCGACGTCATCCCCGCCAACATCGACCTCTCGGCGGCCGAGGTGCACCTCGTCAACGAGGTCGCACGCGAGCAGATCCTCGCGGGCGTGCTGCGCCGCGTCGCGCCCGAGTACGACGTCATCCTCGTCGACTGCCAGCCCTCGCTCGGCCTCCTCACCGTCAACGCGCTCACCGCGAGCCACGGCGTCGTCATCCCGCTCGAGTGCGAGTTCTTCGCCCTGCGCGGTGTCGCCCTCCTCATCGAGACGATCGACAAGGTGCGTGACCGCCTGAACCCCGCGATCGAGCTCGACGGCATCCTCGCGACGATGTACGACTCGCGCACCCTGCACTCGCGCGAGGTGCTCGAGCGCGTCGTCGACGCGTTCGGCGACGAGGTTCTCGAGACCGTCATCACACGCACGGTGAAGTTCCCCGACGCGTCGGTCGCGGGTACGCCGATCACTCAGTTCGCGCCCGAGCACCAGGCGGCGAAGGCGTACCGGCAGCTCGCCAGGGAGCTGGTCTTCCGTGGCGCCATCGCCTGA
- a CDS encoding HAD-IIA family hydrolase produces the protein MRAKRTGPTPLEGVDVVLTDLDGVVYAGPHAIPHAVEALNRASESRRVGYITNNASRSDASVAAHLSELGLNVAPADVVTSPQAAMRLLAEVVPAGSRVLVIGGEGITTELERNGYTATRSADDAPAAVIQGFTPEIGWAHLAEAAFALAPDAAGERIPWIATNTDWTIPVARGIAPGNGTLVAAVHTAVGILPQVAGKPETPIFDVARERFAAENAIMIGDRLDTDILGANRAGIRSVAVLTGIDREKQLLAAKPDERPTFIVRDLRELDEPYPEIERRRDEVRVRGARVKLSGNRVEIVKAGDDATDLLRAACTLIWESGTPIHALIVPESLYL, from the coding sequence GTGCGCGCTAAGCGGACCGGTCCTACTCCGCTCGAGGGCGTCGACGTGGTCCTGACGGATCTCGATGGCGTCGTCTACGCGGGCCCCCACGCGATTCCCCATGCCGTCGAAGCGCTGAACCGGGCGAGCGAGTCCCGCCGCGTCGGCTACATCACCAACAACGCGTCGCGGAGTGACGCCTCGGTCGCCGCACACCTGAGCGAGCTCGGTCTGAACGTCGCGCCCGCCGATGTGGTGACGTCTCCTCAGGCCGCCATGAGGCTCTTGGCCGAGGTCGTCCCGGCCGGATCCCGCGTGCTCGTGATCGGTGGCGAGGGCATCACCACCGAGCTCGAGCGCAACGGCTACACCGCGACGCGCTCCGCCGATGACGCGCCCGCCGCCGTCATCCAGGGCTTCACGCCCGAGATCGGGTGGGCGCACCTGGCCGAGGCCGCGTTCGCGCTCGCGCCGGATGCCGCGGGCGAGCGGATCCCATGGATCGCGACGAACACCGACTGGACGATCCCCGTCGCGCGGGGCATCGCTCCGGGCAACGGCACCCTCGTCGCCGCCGTCCACACGGCCGTCGGCATCCTTCCGCAGGTCGCCGGCAAGCCCGAGACGCCCATCTTCGACGTCGCGCGAGAGCGCTTCGCCGCCGAGAACGCGATCATGATCGGTGATCGCCTCGACACCGACATCCTCGGGGCCAATCGTGCCGGTATCCGATCCGTCGCCGTCCTGACGGGTATCGATCGTGAGAAGCAGCTGCTCGCGGCCAAACCCGACGAGCGCCCGACCTTCATCGTTCGCGATCTGCGCGAGCTGGACGAGCCGTATCCCGAGATCGAGCGCCGTCGCGATGAGGTGCGGGTGCGTGGTGCACGCGTCAAGCTCAGCGGCAACCGCGTCGAGATCGTGAAGGCCGGCGATGACGCGACCGACCTGCTGCGCGCCGCATGCACGCTCATCTGGGAGTCGGGCACGCCCATCCACGCCCTCATCGTGCCCGAGTCGCTCTACCTCTGA
- a CDS encoding NUDIX domain-containing protein: MTEPLGDTPAPVRVLETETVFAGRVWDIRRDTFEFGDETLVREYMDHPGAVAVLALDSEDRVLLIKQYRHPIGRREWEIPAGLLDVDGESPLVGAQRELAEEADIVADEWNVLADFDTTPGGSNEAIRIYLARGIRAAETVFERGGEEADMETRWVDLDEVVQAVLARRVQNPSLTVGVLAAYVSRQQGWSTLGAPDAPWDAHPKSGSRSE; encoded by the coding sequence ATGACTGAGCCTCTCGGCGATACCCCGGCGCCGGTTCGGGTGCTCGAGACCGAGACGGTGTTCGCCGGTCGCGTGTGGGACATCCGCCGCGACACGTTCGAGTTCGGTGACGAGACGCTCGTGCGCGAGTACATGGATCACCCGGGCGCCGTCGCGGTGCTCGCCCTCGACTCGGAGGATCGCGTTCTGCTCATCAAGCAGTACCGACACCCGATCGGTCGCCGCGAGTGGGAGATCCCTGCCGGTCTCCTCGATGTCGACGGCGAGTCACCGCTCGTGGGCGCGCAGCGCGAGCTGGCCGAGGAGGCCGATATCGTCGCCGACGAGTGGAACGTGCTCGCCGACTTCGACACGACTCCGGGCGGCAGCAACGAGGCGATCCGCATCTACCTCGCCCGCGGCATCCGTGCGGCGGAGACCGTATTCGAGCGCGGAGGTGAGGAAGCCGACATGGAGACCCGCTGGGTCGACCTCGACGAGGTCGTGCAGGCGGTGCTCGCGCGTCGCGTGCAGAACCCGAGTCTCACCGTCGGCGTGCTCGCCGCGTACGTCTCGCGTCAGCAGGGATGGTCCACTCTCGGCGCGCCCGACGCCCCGTGGGACGCGCACCCGAAGAGCGGCTCCCGCTCCGAATGA
- a CDS encoding TlyA family RNA methyltransferase: MAPASDDSLRLDAALAARGLARSRTHAATLIADGLVSIDGRPVVKASIRVAPDAVVTVAGADHYVSRAAHKLIAALDEFDVVVDGRVALDAGASTGGFSQVLLERGARTVFAVDVGHGQLAPELRSEPRLVVAEGVNVRHLTRASLAEIVGSRDVPDLVTADLSFISLTTVLPALRETATDDADFVLLIKPQFEVGRGGVREGVVRDASLRQDAVMNVLWAAHDLGLRTVGLSSSPLLGSHGNHEYLVRFSAIEGGDPSEWTKRIPAVTGG; this comes from the coding sequence GTGGCACCTGCTTCCGACGATTCCCTCCGACTCGACGCCGCTCTCGCCGCGCGCGGTCTCGCTCGATCGCGGACGCACGCGGCGACGCTCATCGCCGACGGCCTCGTGAGCATCGACGGTCGACCCGTCGTCAAGGCTTCGATCCGTGTCGCTCCGGACGCCGTCGTGACAGTCGCCGGCGCTGACCACTACGTGAGCAGGGCTGCGCACAAGCTGATCGCGGCGCTCGACGAGTTCGACGTCGTCGTCGACGGTCGTGTCGCGCTCGACGCCGGAGCCTCGACCGGCGGCTTCTCCCAAGTGCTCCTCGAGCGCGGCGCCCGCACGGTCTTCGCGGTCGACGTCGGGCACGGACAGCTCGCCCCCGAGCTGCGTTCCGAGCCCCGTCTCGTCGTCGCCGAGGGCGTCAACGTGCGGCACCTCACCCGAGCGTCCCTCGCTGAGATCGTCGGCTCGAGGGACGTACCCGATCTCGTGACCGCCGATCTGTCGTTCATCTCTCTCACCACGGTGCTTCCCGCACTGCGGGAGACCGCGACCGACGACGCCGACTTCGTGCTGCTCATCAAGCCGCAGTTCGAGGTGGGCCGCGGGGGAGTGCGCGAGGGAGTCGTCCGTGACGCATCGCTTCGACAGGACGCCGTCATGAACGTGCTCTGGGCCGCGCACGACCTGGGTCTTCGAACGGTCGGACTCTCGTCCTCCCCATTGCTCGGAAGTCACGGCAATCACGAGTATCTCGTCCGGTTCAGCGCGATCGAGGGCGGTGATCCGTCAGAATGGACGAAGCGGATTCCGGCCGTGACGGGAGGGTGA
- the recN gene encoding DNA repair protein RecN gives MIDELSIRDLGVIADATLPLGPGFTAVTGETGAGKTMVVTALGLLLGSRADAGAVRSGQPQAWVEGRWIVAEDGAVAERVVEAGGQLDGPELLLGRSVSAEGRSRAVVGGRSAPIGVLAELGEQLVVVHGQSEQVRLRSATAQRDALDRFAGPDLARALGEYRVVFDRWRATADELERLTTARDQRAREARDLRSALDEIEAVDPQPGEDDELQARAERLSNLEELRSAAAQAHDLLSSEAADGAMDAVALVETARRQIERAVAHDAVLSPINDGLANVGFLLADLATELSGYLAGLDADGARELEVVQERRAVLSALIRQHGTSLDDVLALRENGGLRLLDLDGDADRVVELEALLASDTEQIGELRARVTALREAAAVELEIRVTDELTALAMPDARLTVRVEPLDEPSSHGGDAVTLLLSPHPGAEPRPIGRGASGGELSRVMLALEVVIAATDPVPTFVFDEVDAGVGGAAAIEIGRRLAKLAESSQVIVVTHLAQVAAFARNHLSVVKGTDGSVTESSVQQLTGDARIGEMARLLSGLSDSDNALAHARELLDVAARPTPA, from the coding sequence GTGATTGACGAACTCTCGATCAGAGATCTCGGCGTCATCGCCGATGCGACGCTGCCGCTCGGTCCCGGCTTCACCGCGGTCACCGGCGAGACCGGCGCGGGTAAGACCATGGTCGTCACCGCCCTCGGCCTCCTTCTCGGCTCCCGAGCGGATGCCGGCGCGGTGCGATCCGGCCAGCCGCAGGCCTGGGTCGAAGGGCGCTGGATCGTCGCCGAAGACGGTGCCGTCGCCGAGCGTGTCGTCGAAGCCGGCGGACAACTCGACGGCCCTGAGCTTCTGCTCGGCCGTTCGGTGTCCGCCGAGGGGCGCAGTCGCGCCGTCGTCGGCGGACGGAGCGCGCCGATCGGTGTTCTCGCCGAGCTCGGCGAACAACTCGTCGTCGTGCACGGTCAGTCCGAGCAGGTTCGCCTGCGCTCGGCGACGGCCCAGCGCGACGCGCTCGACCGTTTCGCCGGTCCCGATCTCGCACGCGCGCTCGGCGAGTACCGCGTCGTCTTCGATCGCTGGCGTGCGACGGCGGACGAGCTCGAACGACTGACGACCGCGCGCGACCAGCGTGCGCGGGAAGCGCGTGACCTGCGCTCCGCGCTCGACGAGATCGAAGCGGTCGATCCGCAGCCCGGCGAAGACGATGAGCTCCAGGCGCGTGCAGAGCGTCTCTCGAATCTCGAAGAGCTCCGATCTGCGGCGGCGCAGGCGCATGACCTGCTCTCGAGCGAGGCGGCCGACGGCGCGATGGATGCCGTCGCACTCGTCGAGACCGCTCGCCGCCAGATCGAGCGCGCCGTCGCGCACGACGCCGTGCTTTCACCGATCAACGACGGGCTGGCGAACGTCGGCTTCCTGCTGGCCGATCTGGCGACCGAACTCTCCGGCTACCTCGCCGGCCTCGACGCCGATGGTGCGCGCGAGCTCGAGGTCGTACAGGAGCGTCGAGCGGTGCTGTCAGCGCTCATCCGGCAGCACGGCACGTCGCTCGACGATGTGCTCGCACTCCGTGAGAACGGTGGCCTCCGCCTGCTCGACCTCGACGGCGACGCCGACCGCGTGGTCGAGCTCGAGGCACTGCTCGCCTCGGACACCGAGCAGATCGGTGAGCTGCGGGCGAGGGTCACCGCACTCCGCGAGGCGGCAGCGGTCGAGCTCGAGATCCGCGTCACCGACGAGCTGACGGCGCTCGCGATGCCCGACGCCCGACTGACCGTGCGCGTCGAGCCGCTCGATGAGCCGTCGTCGCACGGCGGTGACGCCGTCACGCTGCTCCTCAGCCCGCATCCGGGAGCTGAGCCTCGCCCCATCGGCCGCGGCGCGTCCGGCGGCGAACTCTCACGAGTCATGCTCGCGCTCGAAGTCGTCATCGCGGCGACCGACCCGGTTCCGACATTCGTCTTCGACGAGGTCGACGCGGGCGTCGGCGGTGCTGCCGCGATCGAGATCGGTCGTCGACTCGCGAAACTCGCCGAGTCGTCGCAGGTCATCGTCGTGACCCATCTCGCGCAGGTCGCCGCCTTCGCCCGCAATCATCTGAGCGTCGTCAAGGGCACCGACGGCTCGGTCACCGAGTCGAGTGTGCAGCAGCTGACCGGCGATGCACGCATCGGAGAGATGGCCCGACTCCTGTCGGGTCTCAGCGACTCCGACAACGCCCTCGCCCACGCTCGCGAGCTGCTCGATGTCGCAGCCCGTCCCACTCCAGCCTGA